One Triplophysa rosa linkage group LG8, Trosa_1v2, whole genome shotgun sequence genomic window, TTCACCACAGCCATTACCAGGAAGGCAGGGAGGAATAATGTCATTGTGGCCAACTGCTGTCCATTTCCGTTCTCTTGTACAGGTGTATCGAACTACACGAGAGGAAGGAAGAAAGgaaagaacatattttaaatttCAAAGTTATTGAACTCGCTAGAATTAAGGTGTTTTTCAAGTTAGCTGACCTTGAGGCTTTCCATCAAAAGCATAGTAAGGCTCATCGCAGCGGTACTCGATGCTAGAAAGATAATGATTGTCTGATCCAGAGATATTTGTAACGTTTCCATTTAGCAGGGACTTTGGCCGGCCACAATCAATAACTGCAAAATGTCACAATATAAACTGTGTGCCATGTATAACCACATCCatgtcttaaaaaaaaaaaagagttctgGGGATGCAATGGCATTTTATTTAAGAATAATGCAAAGGAAAACAATGACTATAAATTGATCAAATGTAGTGTTTTACTTACTCCTACACGCTGGCAATGTCATGTGCCATTGTCCATTACTCTGACACATGGataaaaaacttttaatttctttttctcCCTAATACAGGGCAGGGAGAGAAAATGCTTCAGttagatgaataaatgaataatgacAAACACATAATGTCAAACAATATAACCATACTCTTAATGTTGCCTGTCAGAAAAGACAGAAGGATTGATGTATAATCACTTTCGATGTTCTTGTTTATATGCAAAACTATTCACCATCATGAGTTTGTATCCTGGCTCACAATACACCTGAATGTAGTCTCTGTACAAATACTGGGGATATGTTGGAGTGACTTTTCCATGGCTTATCTTCCCCGGATTTGGACACTTCACCCCTGTGAAAAAAAGTGTATGTGGTTTAGCACAGATATTTGAGGATTTTAGTAATATTACTATCATGCCATCTACAGTTGTCCCACTTGCAGTAGTCAGATTAGAGATGggctaaaaaaatgaatatttattgtGAGTATCAAAAGGCTAATAATAGCTATTTAACATGAAAAAGGCATTATATAGGCTTTAAATAAAAACGTTGTTTTCCATTTAATAACATCGTTTATGGATATCGATCATTTATCAActattaaatgtttgaaatggggaaaaaaatgtcaataataTGACCATCACAAGACCCAATTGAATATCATTGCTTTGTTTTAGCTGTGTAGTTgcttgaaataaataaacaaatgattcatttattgaaaataaGATAAGGAATTTATTTTTCTCTATTTAAAATCTAATAACACACCTTTCTAGattagttttttatttcaattagtTTTTTTAATCCATATACAGCAGTTCAGCTACATTATGTCTATCATTCTCCCTCACTCTGGGTGGTGTAATGTAAGCTCCATCCCTGGCTCTGTCCGTGTCTGTCAGTGTGATACTCCAGCTGGGTGATGTGGGAGCCTGTATAGAGGATACCAGGGCTTTTGTCTCCGCAGAACTTCTCAGGGTCTTTTCCTGGGACAGACACCTAAGAGGACCACAGATAcattagaaaaaatgaaaaagccaGCACAagaacattatatatatatatatataatgtcagGTGTGCAGGAGAAATAACAATTTCTGTGCCAAGATACATTGTTTCTCATCAAGATTCATTGTTTTTGAACTCTCAAGTCActccaaacccgtatgactttctttcttctgcagaacacacaagaagatattttgtattcaacattgacttccattgtataacaTTGTATATTGACAATACCTTCTTTGTTTTTCCACAAAATAATGAAAGTTATAGAGGTTTTACAGAGGaattacaagagggtgaataaatgatgacagattttttaccatcacgaaaacaaatgtattacattttaatgagaGGTAGCTTTGGGTGAATGGAAAGACATACAGACAGTTGtagttaaatatacagtataatacctGCAGCCAGTGGAAGAGGCAGGTTGGTCCCTGATTGTTGACCTGCTCTATCTGGAAGGTCTGGCTGAAGCTTAAGGTGATAGTGAAGCCTGGTTGCAAGGAGATGATGTAGAGGCAGTCCAGATCAAGCGGGGAGGGGTCCGGGTACCCGGGACTGGAGATGGTCCCCTCTGGTTCAGTGTACACTCCACCTCCACAGTCCACTAACAGAGTGAGGAACCACAAACCAAATCATTTGCTTGTTATAGTTTATCAGTTTATTTTCCCTCTTTATTCCTTCCTTATGTAAAGtactgaaacaacaaaaaagtcgCAAATTTACCAAAGCCGTCACTGGGACAGTACCCTTTAAAAAGGTCCTAAAATAGTACCATTTAGGTACTGATAGGTATACATTTGGTACCAATATGTACCCCTGAGGTATTACTATGCACTCTTCAGGTGGAAATTAATGGTACCACTCAGTTACGGCTTGGATAAGTTTTGATCATGTTTTTGCATAAAACAACCACATgactacagtatataataacATAAACAGTATTATGTAAAAAGAATGGCACCGAGACATTACTTGATAAAACACTTACAGATGCAGGTGCGATTGTCAGGTCTCAGTTGATAACCATGATGACAGGCACACACGTAGGAGCCCAAAGTGTTGAGGCATATCTGTGAACATGGGGGATCTGATTCATTCTCCACGCTGGAAGTGGAACATTCATCAATGTCTATGGGAACAAGTATATAAAGTCCATCAGACCATTACCTGATACAGTATACACAGATCACTGTGATATTATAATGGAACTGCTGGATTGTAAGGCACATCACAGCACAGAACACTAGATAGTTTGTAACTTACTAAGAAAAGATAAACTGCTTTACAACTCACCAACGGCCTGGTAAAAGGCAGTGAAGCCCAGATGAGAGTCATGATTTAAGTCATCTGTATGAAAAATCAGCTGGAGACGGTTTCCAGGGGCTAAGATGGGCTTGTGTCCTGGGTGAAACCTGTCTGTGGAATTCTTGCCACAGAACGTCCCCAAAACCTTCTCATCGGACTTAACCTGAACATAAATAATCACAAGACAAACAGCAAAAGGTACTGTACATGGATTGTACAAATAAGTCACAGTAGTCAAGTATGAGCCGTTGAGCAAACCAAAAATGGTGTTTTGAAGCATCAGCCACTAACCAAGAGAGAATCATAGTAGCAGTTTGGAGAGGGTTCAATGTCCAGATGATTGATTGTTAGCTGGATCCGATACCCTTTTGGCACCTCTAGGTCCCATTGTTCCTGGAGATCTGTAGAATATGGTTGGGGATACCATGGAGAAGACACCTCTCCAAACATGAGCggctcacactcacacactttCAGAAATGCCCACATTAGGCTGGAtcattgtgttcaacagaaagaaTAGAAAAGATGGACATTTGCTGGAATAATTTTAGTAAAGAGAAATGGTACACAATATTGGTGTTGTTAGCATTTTGcctatacactcttaaaaaaaagtgcttcaaagggttctttgatgccatagaagaacctttcggttccataaaaaacctttaacatctgaagaacctttctgtttcacaaaaggttctttgtggtgaaaaaagggtttttcagattataaaaaagcaagaaagaggttctttaaagaacttttggctgaaaggttctttgtggaaccaaagatggttcttccatggcatcgctgtgaagaaccttttaagcacagCAAGAGTTTACTGTTTAGGTACAGACTTATTCAACTAAAActgaatttatatttaattataaaacaattaGGAATTAAATCAAGAACTCACCAAATGATGAGACATATTTCACCCATGACAGGCATGTATAATGCAGTCTAATAATGTGGGTAAAATCACAGGCATCACAAATAGAAAACAAGAGTCTAAAAGTCACGAAAAAGGCAAACTTGTTTGATTTGGCTATGGCAGAAAAAGAGGAAGATTAAGTTTTTCCCGTAAACCCTGTTGTGTTTAACCTGTTTAATCAAACAGTAAAGGTTAAAGTCTACAGATACCACATAATACCGCTTCCTAAAAAATAATCTATTAAAtccttacatttttacattagtcaaaagtctgctttattgtcaattctgccacatgtacagtacatacatatggAGGATTGAAATATGATTATTGATGTCTTAGGGTCCCACAAGCGTTTACCGTGGCAATTTTAATTTTGTGAGTGAGAAATCAGACCCTATGTCTTTACacataaaaaagtgttttattgaACAATAGATGATGAAACACAGTTACAAATATGTTTGTAGCAAAATACAAGTGCCCGTGTAGTGAAACCGTGTTTCTCAAAATAGCAGAGCCATATACATGTTGATTTGACGGATGTTTACAACAacaatgattgacaggtgaaACAAAATGACGTTTCAATGTGCTGATGTTAGTTTTGTGCAATGGTTTCTTTGATCCAGTCGATGTAGTTATGCACTTTAGTGTAGAAACCTTTAAACCTTTTATTTCCACATTCAGAAGGACCCCACGATACAAGACCAAGAAGCCTATAGGGCTTATCAGCAGAATTCTGCTTGAGTCTGGGGTAAAAAAATGGACCACCGCTGTCACCTTTACAACTATCAACACCAGTATCATCTCCAGCACAGATCATGTTATCAGTTACAGTCTTACCCAATGAATCACATGTATGCAGCGGATGTATTTTAACATCCCCGTAAAGCAAACGTTTACTCCTCGTGTTTTTCTCCCATGCTCCAAACCCTGAGACTGTGCCCTGTAATCCCTCCACTATAGTTTCATTTGGTAGACACACCGGTCTGAGGTTTGGACCAAGTGGCACCCTGGCAGACATTTTGATCAGTGCAATGTCATTATCAAAGCTGTCTGGTTCCAAATTTTTGCCCACTTTTATAAAATCTGGATGAATTATTATCTTTTTTGTCTCCATGGTGACTGTGTTTTGGTCTTGAGCATCGACCATTCCCCCTAACCAAATCATGGTGGTATCTTCAAATCCATCTACTACATGAGCTGCTGTGAGCGCCCAATAATCACTGATCAGAACTGCACCACCTCTAGGATTTGATCTGTGTAAGAGCTGCCAGGGAATCTGTCCACGTGTGGCTGGCTTCCCACCAAAGACTCTTCCACCAACAGTGATCTCTGTATTCATTCCacacactgaaaaataaaacaaagacatgaaagagaaagaaaacttaaaacatttttaaagaacaaCCAAAAAATGTCAACGTTTACCCAAAAACGAAACCTTATGCATATGACACCCTTACATCTGCATGATGTTCCAGGGCTAATATTTTAGGGTAAATGTTACTCAATACTTTAATGTTGTCAACTATTAATCTTAACAAATAGGTAGAATGTACTCATTTTTATAAATTGCACTATAGCttatatcttaaaataaaatcgAACTGAGGTCATGGGTTGTTTTATCAATCATATTGAGATATTTTTTGTTGCCATTGTTACTCTAAACAAATAGGTAGTGCGGATAAAATGTACCCATTCTTATTTATTAAACCTGCTAATGAcccagaatcattttttacagctCATAAGGAATTCAGTACAACTGAGTGTACCTGGTTCACACATAGGCCTACGCAAATCTTCAGAAAGTTTTTGACCACTCTCAGATACCCAGTTACCACTGGCATCACAGGTGAAAATACCTAAGGAAAAAGAAGATAAACACAGGTGTGAAAGTCATTACTATACATCAGTATAGTTTACACATAGCCAGACGCATCTCACCCTTTCCAGTCATCTGGTAATATTCAGATGTACACTTGAGAGTGATTTGTTTCTGGTAAGTTGTGAGAGGATCTTCTACTGTTAGTTCTGTCACATCTGGAAGATTTGGGTTGCCACAATCTACAGCTGAGGGGGGGAATAAAGAAGGTACAAAGCATTATCAGTTAGTTTCTCTGAAACAATCTAAACAGCTAATCTAACAGAatcgtttttgttgttttccccAAAtgtcaaattctaaaaaaaaatatattattcagAATTCAAGAAAAACCAAAGTGGGAaagacaaatgaaaatgttttcttaCGTTCACATTTGATAACCAGACTCCACTGTCCATTGGTTTTGCATGTGGATCTGTACTCACGTTTCACCTCATCAAGAGACTAAGCAACACAAAGATGAAGCATACAGTGCATGCAATgattaaatgtggaaaaaaacgACATATGTATTCATTCTGACAGCTACAGCGTTTTGTTAATAGCAATatgaataattatatttatgaacatgtattttaacatatgttaaacaaatattcaaatattattttcagaaggttaaagtgatagttcacccaaaaatacaaattctgtcttcatttaatcaccctcttgtcatttcaaacctgtatgactgtctttcttacgcagaacacaaaagaagatattttgaaaaatgttcttaacTGGACCCAATTCACTtgcattttgtgtccatacagtagaagtgaatggggtccagtgctgttctgttaccatctttcttcaaaatatcttcctcttttgtgttctgcggaagaaagaaagtcataaagatttggaatgacaaaagggtgagtaaatgatgactgaattttcattttggtgtgATCTACTGTACCACTTTAACCAGATGATTTACCATCTAAAACACTTACATTAAGTATATGACCCTCATCACACTGAACTGCAATCTCACTGCCCTGATTATATTCAGACTTATTTGGGATCAGACGAGAATTTTCTGTCACAGTTCCAGGACACGTCATCTCTGTAAAAAACACGTTTAGCAAATcacaacatgttttttgtttctcaAGTTGCGTTTAAATGTTATGTAGTTCGGTTTTTAATGACATGATAAGCTCTATAGATAGAGAACAACAAACCTATGGTTTTGTATCTCAGTCTAAACCCGTTGTTTGTTCCTTCGTCATCTGTCCTAAAGGTAATCTCAACATGTTGAGACCTGGAAATGAATGGGGAAGGAGGGCGCTTGTTCCCACAGTACGTCTCATCACCAGAAAGAGTTTTTATCTGGAAAGAAATTATTTAGAAAGTAATGAGGCCTGAAGAAATCTTGTATTCAAGTACAGTTGAATTTGTCACAATTCTGGGTTACAGTTAATGAGTCCTTGCACTGTCCGTTGGCTGCCATCTCCACATCAAACTGTCctgtaaatgttatttcatACTGCAGACCCTCTTTTGCAGACAGTGTGTAAGAACAGACAAGGTTTTCTGGGGATGACCCAGGCCAGTCAGGTGACATCAGCACACCCTCTTGAGAGTCTGTGTGATCTTCATTACAATTAACTGAAAGACAAAGAGAATTCAAAATTACTTTGACAAAGCTAATGTGCTTACGCATttgatttaatctagatttTAACCTTATGGTTAAAAAGTTACCAACATATTGTCactaacaaaaataatatatcTTTGCTGTCCtgccaaaaccttggatgtccaaatttgcagtttttttaggaaatggaaaaaacactgcatttttttactaaaaaatgattaaatatgtcaaagctgacaagcacttttaaatttgttttagaCTTTTGCAGTTCTCAGTGATAAACATAAAGGGAGACTAATACGGCTGAAGGGCGTTTGTTTTTAGGCACAACACGACTCAGTTAccacacaatacaaatattaaatggAAAGAAAATATGTATCAATGCAACTATTATGATGTTTATAACTAACAGTGCATATATTTAAAGTTATAtctataaatatgaaaaaaatcaaaacaaaagtaaatccattttctttcaattttgaaaaaatataattgacAGCTTTTTCTGAGACGCACCTTATGCTAAGTTTTGTTGCTCAAAACTCGTGATGTCAAATAAAAGTAGTATAGAGTAGTAGAAAAATACCTCTGCATGTGTGTTGATCGGGGTCGAGAAAATACCCAGGTCTGCAGAAACAGCGATAACCCCCAATGTAGTTATTGCAGCGTTGAGTGCACTCATTTTCAGGGTCCTTACATTCATCAACGTCTGAAAGTCAGCAGGATGTTAAACAGATACACAGCAATGAAGGATAGGTAACCCTCTCtcaataacagaacaacagaatgttgtataatataatgaaaatgattaaacCTGAAGATTAATTTCTGCACCACTCGGATCACAAAAGGGAACTAAAGGAGTAGAACTTAAAAGAA contains:
- the c1s.2 gene encoding complement C1r-A subcomponent → MWAFLKVCECEPLMFGEVSSPWYPQPYSTDLQEQWDLEVPKGYRIQLTINHLDIEPSPNCYYDSLLVKSDEKVLGTFCGKNSTDRFHPGHKPILAPGNRLQLIFHTDDLNHDSHLGFTAFYQAVDIDECSTSSVENESDPPCSQICLNTLGSYVCACHHGYQLRPDNRTCILDCGGGVYTEPEGTISSPGYPDPSPLDLDCLYIISLQPGFTITLSFSQTFQIEQVNNQGPTCLFHWLQVSVPGKDPEKFCGDKSPGILYTGSHITQLEYHTDRHGQSQGWSLHYTTQRVKCPNPGKISHGKVTPTYPQYLYRDYIQVYCEPGYKLMMGEKEIKSFLSMCQSNGQWHMTLPACRIIDCGRPKSLLNGNVTNISGSDNHYLSSIEYRCDEPYYAFDGKPQVRYTCTRERKWTAVGHNDIIPPCLPVCGMNTEVLFGGRVYGGKPAKLGQIPWHLLHRSNPRGAAFLISDQWALTAAHVVDGHENRTMQFTGGMIDETDQRSVTLKTEKIIIHPNYKKVGRDGHETNFNNDIALIKMSQQVKLGPNIRPLCLPKKSDGPVLEDMKGTISGFGGIKKETKSHLLRHGRVEEYSLEKCESFNLPVSDNMFCAGNENERIDSCQGDSGGALFFPALGNASPDQRYEVRGIVSWGPSICGHPSFKGYYTKVHNYLDWVRETMANN
- the LOC130557521 gene encoding complement C1s subcomponent-like: MIIFCIVVLVLPASESMPLAGWVQSPGHPRGYDPDSSLNWTECAPAGLKTTLTLTHLDLEEAYDCENDFLKIYADGEVLFKLCGRKSTKELQTSINPFLHSSSGGCLFLSFLADYSNPVRHTGFRGFYTIQDVDECKDPENECTQRCNNYIGGYRCFCRPGYFLDPDQHTCRVNCNEDHTDSQEGVLMSPDWPGSSPENLVCSYTLSAKEGLQYEITFTGQFDVEMAANGQCKDSLTIKTLSGDETYCGNKRPPSPFISRSQHVEITFRTDDEGTNNGFRLRYKTIEMTCPGTVTENSRLIPNKSEYNQGSEIAVQCDEGHILNSLDEVKREYRSTCKTNGQWSLVIKCEPVDCGNPNLPDVTELTVEDPLTTYQKQITLKCTSEYYQMTGKGIFTCDASGNWVSESGQKLSEDLRRPMCEPVCGMNTEITVGGRVFGGKPATRGQIPWQLLHRSNPRGGAVLISDYWALTAAHVVDGFEDTTMIWLGGMVDAQDQNTVTMETKKIIIHPDFIKVGKNLEPDSFDNDIALIKMSARVPLGPNLRPVCLPNETIVEGLQGTVSGFGAWEKNTRSKRLLYGDVKIHPLHTCDSLGKTVTDNMICAGDDTGVDSCKGDSGGPFFYPRLKQNSADKPYRLLGLVSWGPSECGNKRFKGFYTKVHNYIDWIKETIAQN